A single region of the Salicibibacter cibi genome encodes:
- a CDS encoding aminoglycoside adenylyltransferase domain-containing protein: protein MDDQVDDYLHQLSEAVNSVLEDRMVGLYLCGSAVVDDYDNDVSDLDVFCIVKRPLKASDKDALAQALAYHALPSPGAGLEFYVVLEEEAAHPHSLLSYEFALLTGRNFEDKVAEEGMDEGLLMDFAMILQSGKTLAGRPKDKVFGSVPRPWLQEAMKGSLRRHEKQIFHPFYDPYGHEAVMNACRTWCFKETGILTSKTRGMKWALQQLPDSNLIRHALSVRRGQEHGLLKHEDIRALIHFVISKTPVKVPSAI from the coding sequence ATGGATGATCAGGTGGATGACTATTTGCATCAACTGTCGGAAGCTGTAAATTCAGTATTGGAAGATCGCATGGTCGGGCTTTATTTGTGTGGTTCGGCAGTAGTGGATGATTACGACAATGATGTAAGCGATCTTGATGTCTTTTGTATCGTAAAACGGCCGTTAAAAGCATCGGATAAGGACGCGCTTGCGCAAGCGTTAGCGTATCATGCTTTGCCGTCCCCGGGTGCAGGTTTGGAATTTTACGTTGTTTTGGAAGAAGAGGCAGCACACCCACACTCGTTGCTTTCCTATGAATTTGCCCTGTTAACCGGCCGGAACTTCGAGGATAAAGTTGCGGAAGAAGGCATGGACGAGGGGTTATTAATGGACTTCGCGATGATTTTACAATCCGGGAAGACATTAGCGGGACGTCCAAAAGACAAAGTTTTCGGGAGTGTTCCGAGACCTTGGTTGCAGGAAGCCATGAAAGGTTCGTTGCGCCGGCATGAAAAGCAAATTTTTCATCCTTTTTATGATCCTTACGGACATGAAGCAGTCATGAATGCCTGCAGGACGTGGTGTTTTAAAGAAACTGGAATTCTGACATCAAAAACAAGAGGGATGAAATGGGCATTGCAACAGCTCCCCGATTCCAACTTGATTCGCCATGCTTTGAGTGTTCGCCGGGGGCAAGAACATGGGCTGTTGAAGCACGAAGACATTCGCGCGTTGATTCATTTTGTGATCAGCAAAACTCCGGTCAAGGTCCCATCGGCGATCTGA
- a CDS encoding GAF domain-containing protein, whose amino-acid sequence MRTTMEYFLNQQPEWVYYITGIIIVLGLITTFILIGRAAMKYTEKIDKELGFQKIQQELYDTKYQAAIHKDISLQSIHALRNAERFLKQLQQARRFSVQSEENLQTYENLIIRIVHALSSDIKFQPGEQHRSSVWIEESGQLVYFTGSNAFDDRDENQILPMNETIAGRCFRKKEIQLVPDVSDDVDGMPKHHNGYGAILCLPLSEWGVLTVDAHRAFQEEMMYICRLYARVIDLAFFEYSQMINDGYITQQFNERE is encoded by the coding sequence ATGAGAACAACGATGGAATATTTTCTAAATCAACAACCGGAATGGGTGTATTACATCACCGGCATCATCATCGTATTGGGACTCATCACGACTTTTATTCTCATTGGCCGGGCGGCTATGAAATATACCGAAAAAATCGATAAAGAACTGGGTTTCCAAAAAATCCAGCAAGAACTGTATGACACAAAATACCAAGCCGCCATTCATAAAGATATTTCGCTTCAGTCGATCCACGCGCTTCGTAATGCCGAGCGCTTCCTCAAACAATTGCAACAAGCGCGCCGATTTTCCGTTCAATCCGAAGAAAATCTGCAAACCTATGAAAACTTGATTATCCGTATCGTGCATGCCCTCAGCTCGGATATAAAATTTCAACCGGGGGAACAACATCGATCTTCCGTTTGGATCGAAGAGTCGGGACAACTTGTTTATTTTACCGGAAGCAATGCTTTTGATGATCGGGACGAAAACCAAATTCTCCCCATGAACGAAACGATCGCCGGCCGTTGTTTTCGCAAAAAAGAAATACAACTCGTGCCCGATGTAAGCGATGATGTCGACGGCATGCCCAAACACCATAACGGTTACGGGGCAATTCTTTGCCTCCCCCTTTCCGAGTGGGGAGTGCTAACGGTCGATGCACACCGCGCATTTCAGGAAGAAATGATGTATATTTGTCGTCTTTATGCGCGCGTGATCGATCTTGCATTCTTTGAATATAGTCAAATGATTAATGATGGTTATATCACTCAACAATTCAACGAGCGTGAATAA
- a CDS encoding ECF transporter S component produces the protein MKESKTFRLVMYAVLGSMATALMFVSIPMPMFLSFLSMDFSELPVLFAALLFSPVAGIAVAGIKILLYTLFMGAGDPVGMISNFVASLLFVLPVAYVYRHFRSVKGLIAGLGIAIVSMTIGLAALNYLVFLPAYSWLIGWEMSSQVMLTTVLAGILPFNIVKGLAISILFVPLFLKLAPMLEKKSYGGNLQRKTPAGTYNLKQN, from the coding sequence ATGAAAGAATCCAAGACGTTTCGATTAGTAATGTACGCAGTGCTCGGTTCAATGGCAACGGCGCTTATGTTTGTCAGTATACCGATGCCGATGTTTTTATCCTTCTTAAGCATGGATTTCAGTGAACTGCCCGTGTTGTTCGCGGCATTGTTATTTTCACCGGTTGCCGGAATCGCAGTGGCAGGCATCAAAATATTGCTTTATACGCTATTCATGGGAGCAGGCGATCCAGTCGGCATGATCTCGAACTTTGTGGCAAGTCTCTTATTCGTATTGCCGGTTGCTTATGTATATCGCCACTTTCGAAGTGTAAAAGGATTAATTGCCGGTTTGGGGATCGCGATCGTATCGATGACAATCGGGTTGGCCGCGCTTAACTATCTTGTGTTTTTACCGGCATATTCTTGGTTGATCGGTTGGGAAATGAGCAGCCAGGTAATGCTGACGACAGTGCTCGCGGGAATTTTGCCTTTTAACATTGTGAAAGGTTTGGCAATTTCGATTCTGTTCGTGCCGCTCTTTTTGAAATTAGCTCCAATGCTGGAGAAAAAATCCTATGGCGGAAATTTGCAGCGAAAAACGCCGGCCGGTACCTACAACTTGAAGCAAAATTAA
- a CDS encoding DUF418 domain-containing protein has protein sequence MKHRGIAPNERIHTLDIIRGIAILGIVLANMMHFKSLAQLNSFIFVDGHQLPDGLFNQFSTLFITFFVEGKFYPMFSLLFGLGFYIFYERLLQKDLRANRVFSRRLTFLIILGLIHLIFFWHGDILFTYGVTGFFLLFFISRHPKTMMIWSVVLLAVSSLVVSFFMAMNGWFMQFGEQTGIIPASEFQEMNEETLTVMAEGGFWEIVGFRFSESIFTVFGNIFVVPTILPLFLIGLYMGKTGMFHDVGAHLGRWKKICIHSLWIGLLFSVLTTAMMHDLTPIPAYIAYGLGFGMRIFTGPILMLFYVSALVLLLRKETRQKIMKPFASVGRMALTNYLMQTLILVFIFHGYGLGLFGQVGSGAGLLISVGVYVLQIIISTLYLKTFNQGPMEALWRKWTYKNV, from the coding sequence ATGAAGCATCGTGGAATTGCACCAAACGAAAGGATCCATACGCTTGATATTATCCGAGGAATTGCGATTCTTGGGATTGTGCTTGCGAACATGATGCATTTCAAATCATTGGCGCAGCTTAATTCTTTTATTTTTGTTGACGGGCATCAACTACCGGATGGTCTTTTTAATCAGTTCAGTACATTATTTATTACATTTTTCGTCGAAGGTAAGTTTTATCCAATGTTTTCGCTACTTTTTGGGCTGGGTTTTTATATTTTTTATGAGCGCTTGCTGCAAAAGGATTTACGTGCGAATCGGGTGTTTTCACGCAGGTTGACCTTTTTGATTATTCTAGGGTTGATTCACCTTATCTTCTTTTGGCATGGCGATATTTTATTTACATATGGCGTAACGGGCTTTTTCCTCTTGTTTTTTATTTCAAGACATCCGAAAACAATGATGATTTGGTCAGTGGTTTTGCTTGCTGTATCCAGTTTGGTCGTAAGCTTTTTTATGGCGATGAATGGCTGGTTCATGCAATTTGGTGAACAAACAGGTATCATTCCTGCTTCTGAATTTCAAGAGATGAATGAAGAGACGCTTACGGTGATGGCTGAAGGTGGTTTTTGGGAAATCGTTGGCTTTAGGTTTAGTGAATCGATCTTTACGGTTTTTGGAAATATCTTTGTGGTGCCAACCATTTTACCGTTGTTTCTTATTGGTTTATATATGGGCAAAACCGGCATGTTCCATGACGTGGGTGCACATCTCGGACGTTGGAAGAAGATATGTATACATAGTTTGTGGATCGGACTATTGTTTTCGGTGCTGACGACAGCTATGATGCATGACCTTACGCCGATTCCAGCTTACATTGCATATGGATTAGGTTTTGGCATGCGCATATTCACCGGACCGATTCTTATGCTTTTCTACGTATCCGCACTTGTACTGCTGTTGCGTAAGGAAACAAGGCAAAAAATCATGAAACCATTTGCATCTGTCGGACGAATGGCTTTAACGAATTACCTTATGCAAACGCTCATTTTGGTCTTTATTTTCCACGGATATGGATTAGGCCTTTTCGGTCAAGTCGGTAGCGGTGCCGGCCTCCTCATATCCGTCGGGGTGTATGTGCTACAAATCATCATAAGTACATTGTATTTGAAGACATTCAACCAAGGACCGATGGAGGCGTTATGGCGAAAGTGGACGTATAAGAACGTATAG
- a CDS encoding VOC family protein, producing MDFYVNGLGLKQIQKFKGNRGYEGVIIGLPDVHYHLKFTRHIDGSPCPAPTKDNLLVFYITNKEEINKVSERLQKMRYGEVEPDNGYWKKQGVTIEDPDGWRIVLMHRSYE from the coding sequence ATTGATTTTTATGTAAATGGATTAGGACTTAAACAAATACAGAAATTTAAAGGAAACAGAGGGTATGAAGGCGTGATTATTGGATTACCAGATGTTCATTATCACTTGAAATTCACCCGTCATATTGATGGAAGTCCATGCCCTGCACCTACAAAAGATAATCTCTTAGTCTTCTACATAACGAATAAAGAGGAAATCAATAAAGTATCTGAGAGGCTACAAAAAATGCGATATGGAGAGGTGGAACCTGATAATGGCTACTGGAAAAAACAAGGGGTTACCATAGAAGATCCAGATGGTTGGCGAATAGTGTTAATGCATAGGTCGTATGAGTAA
- a CDS encoding LysR family transcriptional regulator: protein MDIRDLWIFKELAENGNTMKTAEKLNYVQSNITGRIKKLEAELQTQLFYRHARGVSLTSKGTLLLSYTDQILHLMDTTKKAVQDSEMIRGPLYLGANETTASARLPALLASYNQRYPEVDLSLKIGETHTLIKDVLNYKLDGAFVVGPVQDADLIQMPVMEEALVLITAQRHSLLSWTDLNDQTLLTRPSCIYRKRLEQWLQEEGIFPKKIIEFGTLESIIGCVKAGLGVSITTQSLVKQYQVEKELNLHPLPPRYSKVRTVFIRREDTFVDRAYKSFLSMVKQEDPTKLNNRKDIP, encoded by the coding sequence ATGGACATTCGAGATTTGTGGATCTTCAAAGAATTAGCGGAGAATGGGAACACGATGAAAACAGCTGAGAAATTAAATTATGTCCAGTCCAATATTACAGGGAGGATCAAAAAGTTAGAAGCAGAATTACAAACCCAGCTTTTTTATCGACATGCCCGTGGCGTATCATTAACCTCAAAAGGAACACTACTCTTATCTTATACGGACCAAATTTTACATTTAATGGATACAACCAAAAAAGCTGTTCAAGATTCCGAAATGATTCGAGGACCGCTTTATTTAGGAGCCAATGAAACAACAGCATCTGCACGATTACCTGCGCTTTTGGCTTCTTATAACCAGCGTTATCCTGAGGTGGATCTCTCCCTGAAGATTGGGGAAACACATACTCTAATAAAAGATGTCCTGAATTATAAATTGGATGGCGCATTCGTTGTTGGTCCTGTTCAGGATGCTGACCTTATTCAAATGCCTGTTATGGAAGAAGCACTTGTTTTAATTACAGCCCAACGGCATTCACTATTATCTTGGACTGACCTTAACGATCAAACGCTTCTTACACGGCCCTCTTGTATTTACCGGAAAAGGCTCGAACAGTGGTTGCAGGAAGAGGGCATATTTCCTAAAAAAATCATTGAGTTTGGAACGCTAGAATCGATCATTGGTTGTGTCAAAGCTGGGTTGGGGGTATCTATAACCACACAGTCATTGGTTAAGCAATATCAAGTGGAGAAAGAGCTCAACCTTCACCCTCTTCCGCCGAGGTATTCAAAGGTAAGGACGGTCTTTATAAGGCGGGAGGATACGTTTGTTGATCGTGCGTATAAAAGCTTTTTAAGTATGGTTAAACAAGAAGATCCCACAAAATTGAATAACAGAAAAGATATTCCATAA
- a CDS encoding cyclase family protein gives MEIIDLTKTISDGMPVYPGDPAVNIGVATTVKEHGYEVRTLQMGSHTGTHVDAFSHMHERMASLDEIPLTQFCGRAMRVTTTMDFPACTGLFFAEGVGIDVLEKILTASPPFVGGHLSEELERQLLKRQIVTYTDLEKLESLPIGEAFSFFGLPLKIENGDGSPVRAIAILE, from the coding sequence GTGGAAATCATTGATTTAACAAAGACCATCTCCGATGGCATGCCGGTCTATCCGGGGGATCCGGCGGTGAATATTGGCGTTGCAACAACGGTGAAAGAACATGGTTATGAAGTCCGTACGTTACAGATGGGTTCTCATACCGGCACGCATGTGGATGCTTTTTCCCATATGCATGAACGGATGGCATCGTTGGATGAAATTCCGTTAACGCAATTTTGCGGAAGAGCGATGCGCGTGACGACAACGATGGATTTTCCCGCTTGTACCGGTTTGTTTTTTGCAGAAGGTGTCGGGATAGATGTACTGGAAAAAATTTTGACCGCTTCCCCGCCGTTTGTAGGAGGGCATCTGAGTGAGGAATTGGAGCGGCAATTGTTAAAAAGACAGATTGTCACCTATACAGATCTTGAAAAATTAGAGTCACTCCCAATCGGGGAAGCGTTTTCCTTTTTCGGCTTACCATTGAAAATTGAGAATGGGGATGGGTCCCCGGTGCGAGCCATTGCTATACTCGAGTAA
- the copZ gene encoding copper chaperone CopZ has product MEQETLNVKGMSCGHCVSAVEGNVGEMKGVSDVKVNLDQGTVQVTFDKSDVTHEAIVDIIEDQGYDVE; this is encoded by the coding sequence ATGGAACAAGAAACATTGAATGTTAAAGGTATGTCATGCGGCCATTGCGTATCAGCCGTTGAAGGAAACGTCGGGGAAATGAAAGGCGTCTCCGATGTGAAAGTGAACCTTGATCAAGGTACCGTACAGGTGACCTTTGATAAAAGCGATGTTACGCATGAAGCTATTGTCGATATTATCGAAGACCAGGGGTATGATGTTGAGTAA
- a CDS encoding DNA alkylation repair protein yields the protein MSKTYVCPRCQTNRSRFHIMEQVPKAVKMDPQNGEVVQEFEQEQLDPFHIPYNGPNYRIQCGACGLNEDERLFMRF from the coding sequence GTGTCGAAGACATATGTTTGTCCGCGTTGCCAAACGAATCGTTCGCGATTTCACATTATGGAGCAAGTGCCCAAAGCTGTAAAGATGGATCCGCAAAATGGGGAAGTGGTTCAAGAGTTCGAGCAGGAGCAGCTTGACCCGTTTCACATACCTTATAACGGACCGAATTATCGGATTCAGTGCGGAGCATGTGGGTTAAATGAAGATGAACGTTTGTTCATGCGTTTCTAA
- a CDS encoding HIRAN domain-containing protein, producing the protein MFNLFKKMFQDNSLTSQEKAIKRMRSQKLNTKTANTKNIAIKNTDNKQRSNKIEKLDKGKLSPKVPTIDDPTKRKLNEAYRRSGDPENMIRVNQPKPKGTSKKVIEFVPIAGIQKREKDALKFATSENISLELEKEANNPYDKNAVKVYGNYTINENENTIFLGYVPGKYTEQLSSYNTLNATIKTIYFPTEKKGIGFRMDIWGERNNKKTIGEQSYDKSIDVPDDSADRNLDGKKLEKEGYIDNAIEFYEANVQENFEGNFPYERLAIIYRKRKQYQEEVRVLKQAISLFEKLELNSHRSDVSSKLMKFKERLDRAEELANKDSK; encoded by the coding sequence ATGTTTAATTTATTTAAAAAAATGTTCCAGGATAATTCTTTAACTTCACAAGAAAAAGCAATAAAACGTATGAGATCGCAAAAACTAAACACCAAAACTGCTAATACAAAAAACATCGCAATAAAAAATACAGATAATAAACAACGTAGCAATAAAATTGAAAAATTAGATAAAGGTAAATTATCTCCCAAGGTCCCCACTATTGATGATCCAACCAAGAGGAAACTCAATGAAGCTTATAGACGTAGTGGCGATCCAGAAAACATGATTCGTGTAAATCAACCTAAACCAAAAGGAACATCTAAAAAAGTCATTGAGTTTGTACCTATTGCAGGTATACAAAAGCGAGAAAAAGATGCTTTAAAGTTTGCTACTAGCGAAAATATCTCTCTTGAACTAGAAAAGGAAGCAAATAACCCTTATGATAAAAACGCTGTCAAAGTTTATGGGAATTACACAATCAACGAAAATGAAAATACTATTTTTTTAGGGTATGTTCCTGGTAAATATACTGAGCAACTTTCCAGCTATAATACATTAAACGCAACAATTAAAACTATATACTTTCCAACTGAAAAAAAAGGTATTGGATTTAGAATGGACATATGGGGCGAAAGAAATAACAAAAAAACGATTGGAGAACAGTCTTATGATAAAAGCATAGATGTACCAGATGATTCCGCTGATAGAAATTTAGATGGTAAGAAATTGGAGAAGGAAGGATACATTGATAATGCAATTGAATTTTATGAAGCCAATGTTCAAGAAAACTTTGAAGGTAATTTTCCTTATGAGCGATTAGCTATTATTTATCGAAAAAGAAAACAATACCAAGAAGAAGTAAGAGTCTTAAAACAGGCTATATCATTATTTGAAAAACTGGAATTAAATTCACATCGTTCTGATGTATCCTCTAAACTAATGAAGTTTAAAGAGCGTTTGGATCGAGCGGAAGAACTAGCTAATAAGGATAGTAAATAA